One Mixta gaviniae genomic window carries:
- the csrD gene encoding RNase E specificity factor CsrD has protein sequence MRLTTKLSAFVTLLITLAMVLMLVGSALSFFWLRSERVEKQVQSLMTEIDQALLTKSAAELTPWLQRTMPLMDIEQLQIREQQNVILNLSRHQHPLIDDEPNRFRRYDLPLLHQQGWTLRVELLDPANTWFRSYVGSSTLVVVLLVAAIMMLLLLPTHRWLWRQLKGMESLEARAARIIEGERRGIGRGNVNEWPPKASTAIDLLLDDLHEAREQRTRIDTLIRAFTAQDAATGLNNRLFFDNQLATLLEDQEKVGTHGVVMMIRLPDFDSLSEEWGHAPVQEYLFALVNMLSTFVMRYPGALLARYFRSDFMVLLPHRTLKEADGIAAQLVKAVDALPPTAMIDRQNMLHIGISAWRSGQTTQQVMESVEQATRHASLQGGNSWVTGEGTPSDGGRGSVKWRTLLEHTLKRGGPRLYQKPAVLRDGRVHHRELLPRIYDGEKELLAAEFMPLVQQMGLAEAYDRQLMQRILTLSACWPQETLAVPITIDSLLQPGFQRVLRDMLLQCTKSQRQRFLFELAEAEVCQHFNRLQPALRLLQGFGCRLAVNQAGLTVVSTAYITLAGVELIKLHPSLVRNIDRRTENQLFVKSLLEVCRMTPTQIFAAGVRTRDEWQTLSALGVAGGQGDFFSTSQLVNSNVKKYSQRVRV, from the coding sequence ATGCGATTAACCACAAAACTGTCAGCGTTTGTCACGCTGCTTATCACTCTGGCAATGGTGTTAATGCTGGTCGGCAGCGCATTGAGCTTTTTCTGGCTGCGCAGCGAGCGCGTGGAAAAACAGGTGCAGTCGCTGATGACGGAAATCGATCAGGCACTGCTGACGAAAAGCGCCGCCGAGCTTACGCCCTGGCTGCAGCGCACCATGCCGCTGATGGATATCGAACAGCTGCAGATCCGCGAACAGCAAAACGTTATTCTTAATCTTTCGCGTCATCAACATCCGCTGATCGATGACGAACCCAACCGCTTCCGTCGTTACGACCTGCCGCTGCTGCATCAGCAGGGCTGGACGCTGCGCGTGGAGCTGCTCGATCCGGCCAATACCTGGTTTCGTTCCTATGTCGGCTCTTCAACCCTGGTGGTGGTGCTGCTGGTGGCGGCGATCATGATGCTGCTGCTGCTGCCCACGCATCGCTGGCTGTGGCGCCAGCTGAAAGGGATGGAAAGCCTGGAGGCGCGCGCCGCGCGCATTATTGAAGGCGAACGCCGCGGCATCGGGCGCGGCAATGTCAACGAATGGCCGCCGAAAGCGTCGACGGCGATTGACCTGCTGCTGGACGATCTTCATGAGGCGCGCGAACAGCGCACCCGCATCGATACCCTGATTCGCGCTTTTACCGCGCAAGATGCCGCCACCGGCCTGAATAACCGGCTCTTTTTTGATAATCAGCTGGCGACGCTGCTGGAAGATCAGGAGAAGGTCGGCACGCACGGCGTAGTGATGATGATCCGCCTGCCCGATTTCGACAGCCTGAGCGAGGAGTGGGGCCATGCCCCGGTGCAGGAGTATCTGTTTGCGCTGGTGAATATGCTCTCCACCTTTGTGATGCGCTATCCCGGCGCGCTGCTGGCGCGCTATTTCCGCAGCGACTTTATGGTGCTGCTGCCGCATCGCACCTTAAAAGAGGCTGACGGTATTGCCGCCCAGCTGGTTAAAGCGGTGGACGCGCTGCCGCCGACGGCGATGATCGATCGGCAGAATATGCTGCATATCGGCATCAGCGCCTGGCGCAGCGGGCAAACCACGCAACAGGTGATGGAGAGCGTGGAACAGGCGACGCGTCACGCCTCGCTGCAGGGCGGCAACAGCTGGGTCACCGGTGAAGGGACGCCCAGCGATGGCGGACGCGGCAGCGTAAAATGGCGCACGCTGCTGGAACATACCCTGAAACGCGGCGGCCCGCGACTTTACCAAAAGCCTGCGGTGCTGCGCGACGGCCGCGTGCATCATCGTGAACTGCTGCCGCGCATCTATGACGGCGAGAAAGAGCTGCTGGCGGCGGAGTTTATGCCGCTGGTGCAGCAGATGGGGCTGGCGGAGGCGTACGACCGCCAGCTGATGCAGCGCATCCTGACGCTTTCCGCCTGCTGGCCGCAGGAAACGCTGGCGGTGCCCATTACCATTGACTCTTTACTGCAGCCCGGCTTTCAGCGCGTCCTGCGCGATATGCTGCTGCAGTGTACAAAATCGCAGCGCCAGCGTTTTTTATTTGAACTTGCAGAGGCGGAAGTGTGTCAACACTTCAATCGATTGCAGCCGGCGCTGCGTTTACTGCAGGGCTTCGGTTGCCGGCTGGCGGTGAATCAGGCGGGCCTGACGGTGGTTAGCACCGCCTATATCACCCTGGCAGGCGTTGAGCTGATAAAGCTCCACCCGAGCCTGGTGCGCAATATCGATCGTCGTACGGAAAATCAGCTGTTTGTGAAGAGCCTGCTTGAGGTGTGCAGAATGACGCCGACGCAGATTTTCGCCGCCGGCGTCCGCACGCGCGACGAGTGGCAAACGCTTTCGGCACTGGGCGTTGCCGGCGGTCAGGGGGACTTTTTTTCCACCTCGCAGCTGGTGAACAGCAATGTGAAAAAATATTCCCAAAGAGTTCGGGTTTAA
- the msrP gene encoding protein-methionine-sulfoxide reductase catalytic subunit MsrP: MKPVNKLTEADVTPETIFHQQRRQILKALGLSAAALSVPAGARADLLSWFKGNDRPPAPAGRPLDFSKPEAWQASLPLTPEDKVSGYNNFYEFGLDKADPAANAGSLKTDDWKIRIDGEVAKPLTLDMDDIFKRFPQQQRIYRMRCVEAWSMVIPWVGFELGQLLKAAEPTSNARFVAFQTVYAPDQMPGQKDRFIGGGLDYPYVEGLRLDEAMHPLTLLSTGVYGKALPPQNGAPIRLTVPWKYGFKGIKSIVHITLTRDRPPTTWNQLAPDEYGFFANVNPHVDHPRWSQATERFIGAGGILNVDRQPTLLFNGYGDQVASLYRGLDLRENF; the protein is encoded by the coding sequence ATGAAGCCGGTCAATAAGCTCACTGAAGCCGATGTCACACCCGAAACGATTTTCCATCAGCAGCGCCGTCAGATCCTGAAGGCGCTTGGTTTAAGCGCTGCGGCGCTTAGCGTTCCCGCAGGCGCGCGCGCCGATCTGCTCTCCTGGTTCAAGGGCAACGACCGTCCGCCGGCGCCGGCGGGCCGTCCGCTCGATTTCAGCAAGCCGGAGGCCTGGCAGGCGTCGCTGCCGCTGACGCCGGAAGATAAGGTCAGCGGCTATAACAACTTTTATGAGTTCGGGCTCGATAAAGCCGATCCGGCCGCCAACGCCGGCAGCCTGAAAACCGATGACTGGAAAATCCGCATCGACGGCGAAGTGGCTAAGCCGCTTACGCTCGATATGGACGATATTTTCAAACGCTTTCCGCAGCAGCAGCGCATCTACCGCATGCGCTGCGTGGAGGCCTGGTCGATGGTGATCCCCTGGGTCGGCTTTGAGCTGGGCCAGCTGCTGAAAGCCGCCGAACCCACCAGCAACGCGCGCTTTGTCGCCTTCCAGACGGTCTACGCTCCCGATCAGATGCCGGGCCAGAAGGATCGCTTTATCGGCGGCGGGCTCGATTACCCCTACGTCGAAGGGCTGCGTCTGGATGAGGCGATGCATCCGCTCACGCTGCTCTCCACCGGCGTCTACGGCAAAGCGCTGCCGCCGCAAAACGGCGCGCCGATTCGCCTGACGGTGCCGTGGAAATATGGCTTTAAGGGCATAAAATCGATTGTGCATATCACGCTGACGCGCGATCGTCCGCCAACCACCTGGAATCAGCTGGCGCCGGATGAGTATGGCTTTTTCGCCAATGTGAATCCGCATGTGGATCATCCGCGCTGGTCGCAGGCGACCGAACGCTTTATCGGTGCCGGCGGCATCCTGAATGTCGATCGTCAGCCGACGCTGCTGTTCAACGGCTATGGCGACCAGGTGGCGTCGCTCTATCGCGGGCTCGATTTACGGGAGAATTTCTGA
- a CDS encoding YhdT family protein yields MDARFIQAHREARWSFWLALAYLAVWALSAWLGGMQPGVTGLPRWFELSCFFAPLLFIILCWLMIRTVFRDIPLEDTHEG; encoded by the coding sequence ATGGATGCGCGCTTTATCCAGGCACACCGCGAGGCCCGCTGGTCCTTCTGGCTGGCGCTGGCGTATCTGGCAGTCTGGGCGCTCAGCGCCTGGCTGGGCGGCATGCAGCCCGGCGTGACCGGCCTGCCGCGCTGGTTTGAACTCTCCTGCTTTTTCGCCCCGCTGCTGTTTATCATTCTCTGCTGGCTGATGATCCGCACGGTTTTCCGCGATATTCCGCTGGAGGACACTCATGAAGGCTGA
- the panF gene encoding sodium/pantothenate symporter, which translates to MKADVILPLLGYLLLIAALSVYAMRKRRTGNFLNEYFLGGRSMGGFVLAMTLTTTYISASSFIGGPGAAYKYGLGWVLLAMVQVPAVWLSLGVLGKKFAILARRYNAVTLNDMLYARYRSPLLVWLSSLSLLVAFVGAMTVQFIGGARLLETAAGIPYDTGLLIFGGTIALYTAFGGFRASVLNDAMQGLVMLIGTFLLLFAVVHTAGGLHAAVAKLQHIDPRLVTPQGVDNIITPTFLSSFVVLVCFGVIGLPHTAVRCISYKDSKAVHRGIIVGTLVVAVLMLGMHLAGALGRAILPDLTVPDRVIPTLMLAVLPPFAAGIFLAAPMAAIMSTINAQLLQSSATIVKDLYLRLYPQQLANEPRLRRLSGIITLVLGLLLLLAAWNPPDMIIWLNLLAFGGLEAVFLWPLVLGLYWEKANAAGALSAMIVGAAAYTLLAALHLEPGGFHPIVPALLLSLLAFVIGNLFGRSAPAPDDASSLYE; encoded by the coding sequence ATGAAGGCTGACGTTATCCTTCCCCTGCTGGGGTATCTGCTGCTGATCGCCGCGTTGTCTGTTTACGCCATGCGTAAGCGGCGCACCGGCAACTTCCTGAACGAATATTTCCTTGGCGGCCGCTCGATGGGCGGCTTTGTGTTGGCAATGACGCTGACCACGACCTATATCAGCGCCAGCTCGTTTATCGGCGGCCCCGGCGCTGCTTATAAGTACGGGCTGGGCTGGGTACTGCTGGCAATGGTGCAGGTGCCGGCCGTCTGGCTGTCGCTGGGGGTGTTGGGCAAAAAGTTCGCCATCCTTGCGCGCCGCTATAATGCGGTCACACTCAACGACATGCTCTATGCGCGCTACCGCAGCCCGCTGCTGGTGTGGCTTTCCAGCCTTAGCCTGCTGGTGGCGTTCGTCGGCGCGATGACCGTGCAGTTTATCGGCGGCGCCAGGTTGCTGGAGACGGCGGCGGGCATCCCTTACGATACCGGACTGCTGATTTTCGGCGGCACCATCGCGCTTTACACGGCCTTCGGTGGCTTTCGCGCCAGCGTACTGAATGATGCGATGCAGGGCCTGGTGATGCTAATCGGCACTTTCCTGCTCCTGTTCGCCGTGGTGCATACCGCGGGCGGCCTGCACGCCGCCGTCGCCAAATTGCAGCATATTGACCCGCGCCTGGTGACTCCGCAGGGGGTCGACAATATCATTACGCCGACCTTTCTCTCCTCGTTTGTGGTGCTGGTCTGTTTTGGCGTGATTGGACTGCCCCACACCGCAGTGCGCTGCATCTCCTATAAAGACAGCAAGGCGGTGCATCGCGGCATTATCGTCGGTACCCTTGTCGTGGCGGTACTTATGCTGGGGATGCATCTAGCCGGTGCGCTGGGTCGGGCGATCCTGCCTGACCTGACGGTGCCGGATCGGGTGATCCCGACGCTGATGCTTGCGGTACTGCCTCCGTTTGCCGCCGGGATCTTTCTGGCGGCGCCGATGGCGGCGATTATGTCGACGATCAATGCGCAGCTGTTGCAGTCATCGGCGACGATCGTTAAAGATCTCTATTTGCGGCTCTATCCACAGCAGCTGGCGAACGAGCCGCGCCTGCGCCGCCTCTCCGGTATCATTACGCTGGTATTGGGCCTGCTGCTGCTGCTGGCGGCCTGGAATCCGCCTGATATGATTATCTGGCTGAACCTGCTGGCCTTCGGCGGGCTGGAGGCAGTGTTCCTGTGGCCGCTGGTACTGGGCCTCTATTGGGAAAAAGCCAACGCGGCGGGCGCCCTGAGCGCGATGATTGTCGGTGCCGCCGCTTATACGCTGCTGGCGGCGCTGCACCTTGAGCCGGGTGGCTTCCACCCGATTGTGCCGGCGCTGCTGCTAAGCCTGCTGGCCTTTGTTATCGGTAATCTGTTTGGTCGTTCGGCGCCTGCGCCGGATGACGCCTCTTCACTGTATGAATAA
- a CDS encoding MDR family oxidoreductase: MQALVIEQSDGVYQTVLRDISPEQLPAGNVTVDVNWSGINYKDALAITGKGKIIRQFPMVPGIDFAGMVHHSEDPRFHVGQQVLLTGFGVGETHWGGLAEQARVDGDWLVPLPEGLSGRQAMILGTAGFTAMLCVMALEEGGVTPEKGEVLVTGASGGVGSTAVALLSALGYQVTAVSGRESNADYLRQLGAVNVLPRSAFSGDSRPLEKQRWAGAIDTVGDKVLASVLAQMHYAGVVAACGLAGGFALPTSVMPFILRNVRLQGVDSVQTPTARRLEAWKRLVKTVPASFYQQATTEVPLSDAADAARRLLNNDITGRTLVKVSRG; encoded by the coding sequence ATGCAAGCTTTAGTGATTGAACAATCCGACGGCGTATATCAGACGGTATTGCGCGATATTTCACCAGAACAGCTGCCCGCAGGTAACGTGACCGTGGATGTTAACTGGTCAGGCATTAACTATAAAGATGCGCTCGCCATTACCGGCAAAGGCAAAATCATTCGCCAGTTTCCGATGGTGCCGGGCATCGACTTCGCCGGTATGGTGCATCACAGCGAAGATCCGCGGTTTCATGTCGGCCAGCAGGTTCTGCTGACCGGCTTCGGCGTGGGCGAAACGCATTGGGGCGGCCTGGCCGAGCAGGCGCGCGTCGACGGCGACTGGCTGGTGCCGTTGCCAGAAGGGCTGAGCGGCCGTCAGGCGATGATCCTCGGCACCGCCGGCTTTACCGCGATGCTGTGCGTGATGGCGCTGGAGGAAGGCGGCGTGACGCCGGAGAAAGGCGAGGTGCTGGTGACTGGCGCCAGCGGCGGCGTCGGCAGCACTGCGGTCGCTCTGCTGAGCGCGCTGGGCTATCAGGTGACGGCGGTCAGCGGACGGGAAAGCAACGCCGACTATCTGCGCCAGCTGGGTGCCGTCAACGTGCTGCCGCGCAGCGCCTTCAGCGGCGATAGCCGCCCGCTGGAAAAACAGCGCTGGGCAGGCGCCATTGATACCGTCGGCGACAAGGTGCTGGCCAGCGTGCTGGCGCAGATGCACTACGCCGGTGTCGTCGCCGCCTGCGGACTGGCGGGCGGCTTTGCCCTGCCCACCTCGGTGATGCCTTTTATTCTGCGCAACGTGCGCCTGCAGGGCGTCGATTCGGTGCAGACGCCGACGGCGCGCCGCCTGGAAGCCTGGAAACGGCTGGTAAAAACCGTGCCGGCCAGCTTTTATCAGCAGGCGACGACGGAAGTGCCGCTGAGCGACGCCGCCGACGCGGCGCGCCGCCTGTTAAATAATGATATTACCGGCCGTACGCTGGTAAAAGTGAGCCGGGGCTAA
- the aroQ gene encoding type II 3-dehydroquinate dehydratase: MAHDFHILLLNGPNLNLLGTREPEKYGHSTLTGIVDDLTSQASALNVKLSHLQSNAEHVLIERIHEARGNVDYIVINPAAFTHTSVALRDALLAVDIPFIEVHITNVHAREPFRHHSWLSDIAAGVICGLGVDGYSWALQTAVKRLSNQIK, from the coding sequence ATGGCGCATGATTTTCATATTCTGCTCTTGAACGGTCCCAACCTCAATCTGCTGGGGACGCGCGAACCGGAAAAATATGGGCACAGCACGCTGACCGGGATCGTTGACGATCTGACATCGCAGGCCAGCGCGTTGAATGTGAAACTGAGCCATTTGCAGTCGAATGCAGAACACGTTCTGATTGAGCGTATTCACGAGGCGAGAGGCAATGTCGATTACATCGTCATTAACCCGGCGGCCTTTACGCATACCAGCGTGGCGCTGCGCGATGCATTGCTGGCGGTGGATATCCCTTTTATCGAAGTGCATATCACCAACGTACATGCCCGCGAGCCCTTTCGCCACCATTCCTGGCTTTCTGATATTGCTGCCGGCGTAATCTGTGGACTTGGCGTCGACGGTTACTCCTGGGCTTTACAAACGGCAGTAAAACGCCTGTCAAACCAAATTAAATAG
- the accC gene encoding acetyl-CoA carboxylase biotin carboxylase subunit: MLDKIVIANRGEIALRILRACKELGIKTVAVHSTADRDLKHVLLADETVCIGPAPSVKSYLNIPALISAAEITGAVAIHPGYGFLSENADFAEQVERSGFIFIGPRADTIRLMGDKVSAINAMKKAGVPCVPGSDGPLGDDMDKNRAFAKRIGYPVIIKASGGGGGRGMRVVRSDKELENSISMTRAEAKAAFNNDMVYMEKYLENPRHIEIQVLADGQGNAIYLAERDCSMQRRHQKVVEEAPAPGITSEMRRYIGERCTQACVEIGYRGAGTFEFLYENGEFYFIEMNTRIQVEHPVTEMITGVDLIKEQLRIAAGQPLSIKQEEVVVKGHAVECRINAEDPNTFLPSPGKITRFHAPGGFGVRWESHIYAGYSVPPYYDSMIGKLITYGENRDVAIARMKNALAELIIDGIKTNVELQMKIMSDENFQHGGTNIHYLEKKLGLAEK; encoded by the coding sequence ATGCTGGATAAAATTGTTATTGCTAACCGCGGTGAGATCGCCCTGCGCATTTTGCGTGCCTGTAAAGAACTGGGCATCAAAACCGTAGCGGTACACTCAACGGCGGATCGCGATCTGAAACATGTGCTGCTGGCGGACGAGACCGTATGTATCGGTCCGGCGCCCTCGGTTAAAAGCTACCTGAACATTCCGGCGCTGATCTCCGCTGCGGAAATTACCGGTGCGGTAGCGATTCACCCGGGCTACGGCTTCCTGTCAGAAAACGCCGACTTTGCCGAGCAGGTTGAGCGCTCCGGCTTTATTTTCATCGGCCCGCGCGCCGACACGATTCGCCTGATGGGCGACAAAGTTTCCGCCATCAACGCGATGAAAAAAGCGGGCGTGCCTTGCGTGCCGGGTTCTGACGGCCCGCTGGGCGACGATATGGATAAGAACCGCGCCTTTGCCAAGCGCATCGGCTATCCGGTGATTATCAAAGCCTCCGGCGGCGGCGGCGGACGCGGTATGCGCGTTGTTCGCAGCGATAAAGAGCTGGAAAACTCCATCAGCATGACCCGTGCGGAAGCGAAAGCCGCTTTCAACAACGATATGGTCTACATGGAGAAGTACCTGGAGAACCCGCGCCACATCGAGATTCAGGTGTTGGCGGATGGCCAGGGCAACGCTATCTATCTGGCGGAACGCGACTGCTCAATGCAGCGTCGTCACCAGAAAGTGGTTGAAGAAGCGCCAGCGCCGGGCATCACCAGCGAAATGCGCCGCTATATCGGCGAGCGCTGCACCCAGGCGTGCGTGGAGATCGGCTACCGCGGCGCAGGTACCTTCGAGTTCCTGTATGAAAACGGTGAGTTCTACTTTATTGAGATGAACACCCGTATTCAGGTTGAGCATCCGGTTACCGAGATGATCACCGGCGTGGATCTGATTAAAGAGCAGCTGCGTATCGCTGCAGGCCAGCCGCTCTCTATCAAGCAGGAAGAAGTCGTGGTGAAAGGCCACGCGGTGGAGTGCCGTATCAACGCGGAAGATCCGAACACCTTCCTGCCGAGCCCGGGCAAAATCACCCGCTTCCATGCGCCAGGTGGTTTTGGCGTGCGTTGGGAATCGCATATCTATGCCGGTTACAGCGTGCCGCCTTACTATGACTCCATGATCGGCAAACTGATCACCTATGGTGAAAACCGTGACGTGGCGATTGCCCGCATGAAAAACGCGCTGGCTGAGCTGATCATCGATGGCATCAAGACCAACGTTGAGCTGCAGATGAAGATCATGTCAGACGAAAACTTCCAGCACGGTGGAACCAATATCCACTACCTGGAGAAAAAGCTGGGTCTGGCGGAGAAGTAA
- the mreB gene encoding rod shape-determining protein MreB yields MFKKFRGMFSNDLSIDLGTANTLIYVKGQGIVLNEPSVVAIRQDRAGSPKSVAAVGHDAKQMLGRTPGNIAAIRPMKDGVIADFFVTEKMLQHFIKQVHSNSFMRPSPRVLVCVPVGATQVERRAIRESAQGAGAREVFLIEEPMAAAIGAGLPVSEATGSMVVDIGGGTTEVAVISLNGVVYSSSVRIGGDRFDEAIINYVRRNYGSLIGEATAERIKHEIGSAYPGDEVREIEVRGRNLAEGVPRGFTLNSNEILEALQEPLTGIVSAVMVALEQCPPELASDISERGMVLTGGGALLRNLDRLLMEETGIPVVVAEDPLTCVARGGGKALEMIDMHGGDLFSEE; encoded by the coding sequence ATGTTTAAAAAATTTCGTGGCATGTTTTCCAACGACTTGTCCATTGACCTGGGTACTGCGAATACCCTGATTTACGTCAAAGGCCAGGGCATCGTGCTGAATGAGCCCTCCGTCGTGGCTATCCGTCAGGATCGTGCCGGCTCCCCAAAGAGCGTTGCGGCAGTCGGTCATGATGCAAAGCAGATGCTTGGTCGTACGCCGGGCAATATTGCCGCTATTCGCCCAATGAAAGATGGCGTTATCGCCGACTTCTTCGTCACCGAAAAAATGCTGCAGCACTTTATTAAGCAGGTGCATAGCAACAGTTTTATGCGTCCCAGCCCGCGAGTGCTGGTATGCGTTCCGGTCGGCGCCACGCAGGTTGAGCGCCGCGCAATCCGTGAATCCGCTCAGGGCGCAGGCGCGCGTGAGGTCTTCCTGATTGAAGAACCGATGGCGGCGGCAATTGGCGCAGGCCTGCCGGTTTCTGAAGCGACCGGCTCCATGGTTGTGGATATCGGCGGCGGCACCACGGAAGTGGCGGTCATCTCCCTGAACGGCGTAGTCTACTCTTCTTCTGTCCGCATCGGCGGCGACCGTTTCGATGAAGCTATCATTAATTATGTGCGCCGCAACTACGGCTCGCTGATCGGTGAAGCGACCGCCGAGCGTATCAAGCATGAGATCGGCTCCGCCTACCCGGGCGACGAAGTGCGCGAAATTGAAGTGCGCGGCCGTAATCTGGCTGAAGGGGTGCCGCGTGGCTTTACGCTCAACTCCAATGAAATTCTGGAAGCCCTGCAGGAGCCGCTGACCGGCATCGTCAGCGCGGTGATGGTGGCGCTGGAACAGTGTCCGCCAGAACTGGCCTCTGATATTTCAGAGCGCGGCATGGTGTTGACCGGCGGTGGCGCGCTGCTGCGCAACCTCGACCGTCTGCTGATGGAAGAGACCGGCATTCCGGTGGTGGTGGCTGAAGATCCGCTGACCTGCGTCGCACGCGGCGGCGGCAAAGCGTTGGAAATGATCGACATGCACGGCGGCGATTTGTTCAGCGAAGAATAA
- the msrQ gene encoding protein-methionine-sulfoxide reductase heme-binding subunit MsrQ: MRLTLKQITGLKLLLHLAGALPLLWLIVSVLQGTGFSADPAKDIQHFTGRMALKFLLATLLVSPLARYGRQPLLIRTRRLLGLWCFAWATLHLLSYSLLELGLNNLRLLGSELLSRPYLTLGIISWLVLLALALTSFQKAQRKLGRRWQTLHNTIYLVAILAPVHYIWSVKVLSPQPLIYALFALILLAWRYKKFWRWFAK; the protein is encoded by the coding sequence GTGCGTCTGACGCTAAAACAGATAACCGGCCTGAAACTGCTTCTGCATCTGGCCGGCGCGCTGCCTTTATTATGGCTGATCGTCTCGGTGCTGCAGGGCACCGGCTTCAGCGCCGATCCGGCGAAAGATATTCAGCATTTTACCGGCCGCATGGCGCTGAAGTTCCTGCTTGCCACCCTGCTGGTTTCGCCGCTGGCGCGCTATGGCCGCCAGCCGTTGTTGATACGCACGCGGCGCCTGCTGGGGCTGTGGTGTTTTGCCTGGGCGACCCTGCATCTGCTGAGCTATTCGCTGCTGGAGTTGGGCCTTAATAACCTGCGACTGCTGGGATCGGAGCTGCTTTCCCGCCCCTACCTGACGCTGGGCATTATCAGCTGGCTGGTGTTGCTGGCGCTGGCGCTGACCTCTTTCCAGAAGGCGCAGCGAAAACTGGGACGCCGCTGGCAAACGCTGCACAATACAATTTATCTGGTGGCGATCCTCGCGCCGGTTCACTATATCTGGTCGGTAAAAGTGCTTTCGCCGCAGCCGCTGATCTACGCTCTTTTCGCACTTATCCTGCTCGCCTGGCGCTATAAAAAGTTTTGGCGCTGGTTTGCAAAATAG
- the prmA gene encoding 50S ribosomal protein L11 methyltransferase → MPWIQIKINTTGADAEALGDLLMEQGAVSVTFQDTHDTPVFEPLPGETRLWGDTDAIGLFDAETDMAEVVSLLEQDPLLGPGFRHKIEQIEDKDWEREWMENFHPMRFGQRLWICPSWRDVPEPDAVNVMLDPGLAFGTGTHPTTALCLSWLDGLDLQGKTVIDFGCGSGILAIAALKLGAAQAIGIDIDPQAIQASRDNAERNGVSERLSLYLPHQQPADLSADVVVANILAGPLRELAPLISALPKSGGHLGLSGILASQAESVCEAYEERFALDPVAEKEEWCRITGICR, encoded by the coding sequence ATGCCCTGGATACAAATTAAGATCAACACTACCGGCGCGGATGCGGAAGCGCTGGGTGACCTGTTAATGGAACAGGGTGCCGTGTCGGTGACCTTCCAGGATACGCACGACACGCCGGTATTCGAGCCGCTGCCAGGCGAAACACGCCTGTGGGGCGATACCGACGCAATCGGCCTGTTTGATGCCGAAACCGATATGGCGGAAGTTGTCAGCCTGCTGGAGCAGGATCCGCTATTGGGGCCGGGCTTCCGTCATAAGATCGAGCAGATCGAAGATAAAGACTGGGAGCGCGAGTGGATGGAGAACTTCCACCCGATGCGTTTCGGTCAGCGTTTGTGGATCTGCCCGAGCTGGCGCGATGTGCCTGAACCGGATGCGGTGAACGTGATGCTCGATCCCGGTCTGGCCTTCGGCACCGGTACGCATCCGACCACCGCACTCTGTCTGAGCTGGCTGGACGGGCTCGATCTGCAGGGCAAAACCGTTATCGATTTCGGCTGCGGCTCCGGCATTCTGGCTATCGCGGCGCTGAAGCTCGGCGCGGCGCAGGCTATCGGCATTGATATCGATCCGCAGGCTATTCAGGCCAGCCGCGATAATGCCGAGCGCAACGGCGTTTCCGAGCGTTTGTCGCTTTATCTGCCCCACCAGCAGCCGGCCGATCTTAGCGCCGACGTGGTCGTGGCGAATATTCTCGCCGGCCCGCTGCGCGAACTGGCGCCGCTGATTAGCGCGCTGCCTAAATCGGGCGGTCATCTGGGTCTTTCAGGCATTCTCGCCAGCCAGGCGGAGAGCGTCTGCGAAGCCTATGAAGAGCGTTTCGCGCTCGAT
- the accB gene encoding acetyl-CoA carboxylase biotin carboxyl carrier protein, giving the protein MDIRKIKKLIELVEESGIAELEISEGEESVRISRAPAAPAYPMMQQAYAMPAPQPALANAVAPAAAPAIEAPAAAELSGHIVRSPMVGTFYRTPSPDAKAFVEVGQKVNIGDTLCIVEAMKMMNQIEADKAGVVKAILVESGQPVEFDEPLVVIE; this is encoded by the coding sequence ATGGATATTCGTAAGATTAAAAAACTGATCGAACTGGTTGAAGAATCCGGTATCGCCGAACTTGAGATTTCCGAAGGCGAGGAATCTGTTCGCATCAGCCGCGCACCTGCAGCTCCCGCTTATCCGATGATGCAACAGGCTTATGCCATGCCGGCTCCGCAGCCTGCTCTGGCCAACGCCGTCGCGCCTGCCGCTGCGCCGGCGATCGAAGCGCCTGCCGCTGCGGAACTGAGCGGGCATATCGTACGCTCTCCGATGGTCGGCACCTTCTATCGTACGCCGAGCCCGGACGCGAAAGCGTTTGTCGAAGTCGGTCAGAAAGTGAATATCGGCGATACCCTGTGCATCGTTGAAGCCATGAAGATGATGAACCAGATCGAAGCAGACAAGGCGGGCGTGGTTAAAGCTATCCTGGTCGAGAGCGGTCAACCTGTTGAGTTTGACGAGCCGCTGGTCGTCATCGAATAA